The following nucleotide sequence is from Mycobacterium sp. 3519A.
GGCGGGCACCGCGAGATCTACCACATCGGCAGCGATGAGGAGCTCACCATCCGCGAACTCGCCGCGCGCATCGGCAAGATCGTCGGCATGGACTTGGACATTCAGCCCGGCGCGCTGCAACAGGGCGGCACCAAGCGTCGGTGTCCGGACATCTCGAAGATGCGTGCGCTGGGCTGGTCGCCGGTCGTCGGACTCGACGATGGCCTGGAACGCACGGTGGCGTGGTACCGCGAGAACCGCGACCTGGTGCCCGCCAACGACCTGATGTAGCGCGAAACTGGAGTTACCGCGGGGAAGTTCGAGTGCGGCGCGCGATAACTACAGTCTCGCGCTAAAAAGGCCCGGTGACCGGGTTGGCGGTCCACAGGTCGCGTATCGACAGCCCGGCCAGCGCCAGCAGTCGGCGCGTCAACGGCAGACCGATGCCGATCACCGCCGACGGGTCACCGTCGACACCCTCGATGAACCAGCCGCCGAGTCCGTCGAGGGTGAATCCGCCTGCCACCGCGAGCGGTTCGCCCTGCGCGACGTACGCATCGAGGTCGTCGGCCGACGGGACGCCGAAGTTGACGGTGGTGCGCGTCGCGTCGGCGGCGCGATAGGTGATCGTGTTGTCGCGCAAGCGGATAACGCAGTGCCCGGTATACAACTGGCCGGACGTGCCTGCCATCTGCCGCCAGCCGTCCAGCGCCGCGGCTGCCGACGCCGGCTTGCCCATCAGCTCGCCGTCCCGATACAGCATCGAATCACAGCCCACCACAACGCAATCCGCAGCGACAGTCGGATCGAGAGCATGGGCGACGGCGTCGGCTTTCGCCGCCGCCAACGCAGTGGTGACGTCTCCGGGTGTGGCCTCCGGGTCCAGCCCCGCGACCACGGCGTCCTCGTCCACGCCTGAGACGATGACGAGCGGGTCTATTCCCGCCTGGCGCAACACCTTACGACGACCGGATGAGGCCGACGCAAGCACCAGCCGGGTCATTTCCGCATGTGCGTCCGCTCCAGCAGCGTCACCCGCTGCCAACTGAAGACGTTGTAACGGAGTCGGTCCACCGGATGGCCCCAGAGGTTCTGCTCCTGCTCGCGCGGCTCTTCGGGCGTTCCGGAAGCCGCCGCGAACACGGCGATCACCGCAGCCAACTCTTCCTCGCTCGGCTCGCCCTTGACGACCTTGATGTGCGCCTCGTGGGCGTGCGGATCGACAACCTGCTCTTCGCTCATCTGTTGTTGGTTCGCTCTCTCGCTACGTTCGCTGCGCGAACTGCGCTCGGCCGCTCACAGTGGAATGTTCCCGTGCTTCTTCGGCGGAATCTGAGTGATCTTGCGCTCCAACAGCCGCAGCGCCGTGGCCACATACCCGCGGGTGTGCGACGGCGGGATCACCGCGTCGACATAACCGCGCTCGGCCGCGATGTACGGATTGACCAAGGTGTCCTCGTAGTCCTGCTGCAGCTTCAAGCGCAGCGCGTCGACGTCCTCGCCGTTCTTCGCGGCCTCGGTCAACTGCTGGCGGTACACGAACCCGACGGCACCCGAGGCGCCCATCACCGCGATCTGTGCCGTCGGCCAGGCCACCACGACGTCAGCGCCCATGTCCTTGGAGCCCATCACGCAGTACGCGCCGCCGTAGGACTTGCGGGTGATGACGGTGACCTTCGCGACCGTCGCCTCGCCGTACGCGTACAGCAGCTTGGCGCCCCTGCGGATGATGCCGTTGTACTCCTGGTCGGTGCCCGGCAGGAAGCCCGGCACATCCACCAGCAACACGATCGGGATGTTGAAGCAGTCGCAGGTGCGGATGAACCTGGCGGCCTTCTCCGAGGCGTTGATGTCCAGGCAGCCCGCGAACTGGGTGGGCTGGTTGGCGACGATGCCGACCGTGCGTCCCTCGACCCGGCCGAAGCCGACCACGATGTTGGTGGCGTAGCCGGCCTGCACCTCGAGGAACTCGTCGTCGTCGAGGATGCGGGTGATCACCTCGTGCATGTCATAAGGCTGGTTCGGCGAATCCGGAATCAGCGTGTCCAGCTCGAGGTCCTCGTCGGTCAGGTTGTCCTCGATGGCGCCGGTCGGCACCACAGCCGGGTAGCGCGGCGGATCGGCGTAGTTGTTCGACGGCAGATAGCTCAGCAGCTCGCGCACGTAGTCGAACGCGTCCTGCTCACCCGAGGCGACGTAGTGTGCGGTGCCCGACTTGGCCATGTGCGTGTGCGCGCCGCCAAGCTCCTCCATGGTGACGTCCTCGCCGGTGACGGTCTTGATCACGTCGGGGCCGGTGATGAACATCTGGCTGGTCTGGTCGACCATGATGACGAAGTCGGTCAGCGCGGGGGAGTACACATGCCCGCCCGCCGCGGCACCCATGATCAGCGAGATCTGCGGGATCACGCCCGACGCCATGATGTTGTTGCGGAAGATGCGGCTGTACAGACCGAGCGAGACGACGCCCTCCTGGATGCGCGCGCCCGCG
It contains:
- a CDS encoding nucleoside triphosphate pyrophosphatase, translating into MTRLVLASASSGRRKVLRQAGIDPLVIVSGVDEDAVVAGLDPEATPGDVTTALAAAKADAVAHALDPTVAADCVVVGCDSMLYRDGELMGKPASAAAALDGWRQMAGTSGQLYTGHCVIRLRDNTITYRAADATRTTVNFGVPSADDLDAYVAQGEPLAVAGGFTLDGLGGWFIEGVDGDPSAVIGIGLPLTRRLLALAGLSIRDLWTANPVTGPF
- a CDS encoding acyl-CoA carboxylase subunit epsilon, whose protein sequence is MSEEQVVDPHAHEAHIKVVKGEPSEEELAAVIAVFAAASGTPEEPREQEQNLWGHPVDRLRYNVFSWQRVTLLERTHMRK
- a CDS encoding acyl-CoA carboxylase subunit beta is translated as MTSVSEQKAEAAAEHEIDIHTTAGKLADLRRRTEETLHPVGEAAVEKTHAKGKLTARERILALLDEDSFVELDALARHRSTNFGLQDKRPLGDGVVTGYGTIDGREVCIFSQDATVFGGSLGEVYGEKIVKVQELATKTGRPLIGINDGAGARIQEGVVSLGLYSRIFRNNIMASGVIPQISLIMGAAAGGHVYSPALTDFVIMVDQTSQMFITGPDVIKTVTGEDVTMEELGGAHTHMAKSGTAHYVASGEQDAFDYVRELLSYLPSNNYADPPRYPAVVPTGAIEDNLTDEDLELDTLIPDSPNQPYDMHEVITRILDDDEFLEVQAGYATNIVVGFGRVEGRTVGIVANQPTQFAGCLDINASEKAARFIRTCDCFNIPIVLLVDVPGFLPGTDQEYNGIIRRGAKLLYAYGEATVAKVTVITRKSYGGAYCVMGSKDMGADVVVAWPTAQIAVMGASGAVGFVYRQQLTEAAKNGEDVDALRLKLQQDYEDTLVNPYIAAERGYVDAVIPPSHTRGYVATALRLLERKITQIPPKKHGNIPL